A single Paenibacillus sp. FSL R5-0517 DNA region contains:
- the helD gene encoding RNA polymerase recycling motor HelD — protein MDKTVEWKLEEERLVQVRSKLQARLDDLEPKVEGLHEQAAEIRKRFWEEVTINTGSYTDFEDAFYTINQQSRVLAERERGHKLLTQQWKNTKRLLPTPYFGRFDYKEKGMTYTEQIYIGVSSFMDEDGLSFLIYDWRTPIASLYYDHSPGPASYDTPSGQIEGTMELKRQFQIQHGQLLSMFDSNETIGDELLQQVLAKGADSQMKSIVATIQKEQNAIIRDDRSRMLIVQGAAGSGKTSAALQRVAYLLYKHRQTVKADQIVLFSPNPMFTSYTSTVLPELGEENMQQTTFQEYLNYWLDSSLRPEDAFDQIEYVLTAQGDPGYEARMEAIKYKASETFLQVLQNYGKWLGGEGMLFNGIRFREREFITADRIKNQFYSLDQNLTLSNRILLVQEWLLRELVMLERLEREADWVLEELNYLDSDEYVEAYGMLHKEKPVFDVAEKYAARDNGNNSAEQDEGAFDFAEREEELLRQKLVKNMFKPLRKSVRKFQFVDVKGIYEQLFADEAAYRKRTNGAIPPQHWAEICKQTREMILQNKLFHEDATPYLYVKELIEGVRTNREIRYVFVDEGQDYSAFQYEYLKKLFPRARMTVLGDFGQAIFMQATDLAASNSPLIRLYGEAETTLIRLVRSYRSTQEIVEFTRHMLPGGEEIRPFERRDRKPLLTRFKDEKQRGTRILADITALKAEGFDSIAVITKTAAESREAYERLQSQGGEGLQLITKDTQIFEKGIMVIPVYLAKGVEFDAVLVYDASPEAYSQEYDRKLLYTACTRAMHRLQLYTTNEWSPFVQALPANLYDTYPK, from the coding sequence ATGGATAAAACCGTTGAATGGAAGTTGGAAGAGGAAAGATTAGTGCAGGTAAGGAGCAAGCTTCAGGCAAGACTCGACGACTTAGAACCAAAGGTTGAAGGACTGCATGAACAGGCAGCCGAAATTCGTAAACGGTTTTGGGAAGAAGTGACGATTAACACGGGTTCGTACACCGATTTTGAAGATGCCTTCTATACCATTAATCAGCAATCGAGAGTGTTGGCCGAGAGGGAACGTGGGCACAAGCTGTTAACGCAACAATGGAAAAATACAAAGAGATTACTTCCGACACCGTATTTTGGTCGCTTCGATTATAAGGAAAAAGGCATGACATATACTGAACAGATCTACATCGGCGTATCTTCCTTCATGGATGAAGATGGATTGAGCTTTCTCATCTATGATTGGCGTACGCCAATTGCGAGCCTGTACTATGATCACTCTCCGGGGCCAGCAAGTTATGACACACCTTCAGGACAAATCGAGGGTACGATGGAGCTCAAGCGTCAATTTCAGATCCAACACGGGCAGCTTCTTAGCATGTTTGACTCAAATGAGACGATCGGTGACGAATTGTTACAGCAAGTACTCGCCAAAGGTGCAGACTCACAAATGAAAAGCATTGTAGCAACCATCCAAAAGGAACAAAATGCTATTATCCGTGATGACCGAAGCCGTATGCTCATTGTTCAGGGAGCAGCTGGCAGTGGCAAGACGTCCGCTGCGTTACAGCGAGTGGCCTACTTGTTATACAAACACCGGCAGACCGTTAAGGCAGATCAGATTGTACTTTTTTCTCCGAATCCGATGTTTACCAGTTATACCTCCACCGTACTCCCGGAACTTGGCGAAGAGAACATGCAGCAGACCACTTTTCAGGAATATCTGAATTATTGGCTGGATTCCTCCTTACGACCAGAGGATGCCTTTGATCAGATTGAATATGTGCTGACAGCCCAGGGAGATCCAGGATATGAAGCTCGTATGGAGGCGATCAAGTATAAAGCTTCGGAGACATTCCTTCAAGTGCTCCAAAACTACGGGAAGTGGTTGGGAGGAGAGGGGATGCTGTTCAATGGGATTCGATTTCGGGAACGTGAGTTCATCACTGCGGACCGAATTAAGAACCAATTTTACAGTTTGGATCAAAATCTGACACTGTCCAACCGAATTCTTCTTGTGCAGGAATGGCTGCTGAGAGAACTCGTTATGCTGGAACGTCTGGAACGTGAAGCCGACTGGGTTCTGGAGGAGTTGAATTATCTGGATTCCGATGAGTATGTGGAAGCTTACGGTATGCTTCACAAAGAAAAGCCTGTGTTCGATGTCGCGGAAAAGTATGCAGCACGAGATAACGGTAATAACAGCGCAGAGCAAGATGAGGGTGCTTTTGATTTTGCAGAGCGCGAAGAGGAATTGCTTCGTCAGAAACTGGTGAAAAACATGTTTAAACCTTTAAGGAAGAGTGTGAGGAAATTCCAGTTCGTGGATGTGAAAGGGATATATGAACAACTATTTGCAGATGAAGCCGCTTATCGGAAACGAACGAATGGGGCAATCCCCCCGCAGCATTGGGCTGAGATATGCAAACAAACCAGGGAGATGATCCTCCAGAACAAGCTTTTCCATGAGGATGCTACTCCTTATTTATATGTAAAAGAACTGATCGAGGGCGTTCGGACGAATAGAGAGATTCGTTATGTCTTCGTGGATGAAGGTCAGGATTATTCAGCGTTTCAATACGAATATCTCAAGAAACTGTTCCCTCGTGCTCGCATGACCGTACTTGGAGATTTCGGGCAAGCCATCTTTATGCAGGCTACGGATTTAGCAGCGTCCAACTCTCCATTGATCCGCCTTTATGGAGAAGCTGAAACCACGTTGATCCGCCTGGTACGCAGTTATCGTTCAACCCAAGAGATTGTTGAATTCACGAGACACATGTTACCCGGGGGAGAAGAGATTAGACCCTTTGAAAGGAGAGATCGGAAGCCTCTTTTAACAAGATTTAAGGACGAGAAGCAGCGTGGTACGCGTATTCTGGCAGACATTACTGCGCTTAAGGCAGAGGGGTTCGATTCCATCGCTGTAATAACGAAGACCGCAGCTGAAAGCCGGGAAGCCTATGAAAGGTTACAGAGTCAAGGAGGCGAAGGGTTACAACTTATAACGAAGGATACACAGATTTTTGAAAAAGGAATCATGGTTATTCCTGTGTATCTTGCGAAAGGCGTCGAGTTCGATGCGGTCCTGGTCTATGATGCTTCACCAGAAGCTTACAGCCAGGAATATGATCGCAAGCTTCTATATACGGCTTGCACTCGAGCCATGCACCGACTTCAACTCTACACAACGAACGAGTGGTCACCGTTTGTGCAGGCGTTACCGGCGAATCTGTATGATACTTATCCCAAATAA
- a CDS encoding carbohydrate ABC transporter permease, which yields MGYTRKLAIRNYIVEGFLILASLIVLLPLVILIFGSFKTSAEVLSFSLSFPETWQFSNYVRVFQEGGLSRAFFNSILITGVSSIINIVASSAAAFILARRETKLSGTLYMYFFMGLIAPMSIITTIRVVQGLGFYGSITSVILIYAALNTAFSVFLYSGFIKTIPRALDEVAFLEGASVFGVFFRIVTPLILPVNATVAIMVFMSVWNDITIPVYFLTDSSTWTMPLSIYNFYGKYSRDWNLIFANLVLTSLPVFILYLFGQKYIVSGLTAGAVKG from the coding sequence ATGGGCTATACACGCAAACTCGCCATCCGTAACTATATCGTGGAAGGCTTCCTGATTCTGGCCTCTCTTATCGTTCTGTTGCCGCTTGTCATTCTGATCTTTGGCTCATTCAAAACCAGCGCCGAAGTGCTCAGCTTCTCCCTGAGTTTCCCGGAAACATGGCAGTTCTCGAACTATGTTCGTGTCTTCCAGGAAGGCGGTCTGTCGCGAGCATTCTTCAACAGTATTTTGATTACTGGCGTATCTTCCATCATTAATATCGTTGCTTCTTCTGCAGCGGCATTCATTCTGGCACGTCGGGAAACCAAACTATCCGGCACCCTCTACATGTATTTCTTTATGGGACTAATTGCGCCAATGTCCATTATCACGACCATACGGGTTGTACAGGGACTGGGGTTCTACGGCAGCATCACTAGCGTTATCCTGATCTATGCCGCGTTAAATACAGCCTTCAGCGTGTTCTTGTACAGTGGATTCATTAAAACCATTCCACGAGCACTGGACGAAGTGGCTTTTCTGGAAGGAGCAAGTGTGTTCGGTGTGTTCTTCCGCATTGTCACACCACTCATCCTGCCCGTTAACGCAACGGTAGCGATCATGGTGTTCATGTCCGTCTGGAATGATATCACCATTCCGGTATACTTCCTGACAGACAGCTCCACTTGGACGATGCCACTATCGATCTACAATTTCTACGGCAAATATAGTCGGGACTGGAACCTGATCTTCGCCAATCTCGTGCTTACTTCGTTGCCTGTGTTCATTCTGTATCTATTTGGACAAAAATATATCGTCAGCGGCCTTACTGCCGGTGCAGTTAAAGGGTAA
- a CDS encoding histidine kinase gives MAKFIHKTTQFSLQTKVFLTFLALLLFVLGCFIVYVNVIVVRPLKLKTEQDTLVTATKVREQVDLYVEQQNQMSQRILSSKNIFAAMDKSSSAHSNYERLKQIRIIKDIMFQAIGPSMNIKDMSIYDNHGILLTSYLGSGNPPAILNTLMESSQIGREWTESGFVLLRQVDTISFVRTINDQNGKVYGYLSIQMEQAYIQNLTEGITAGEVYILNEQGEQMTGTEASETFANWTKPSSDEGLDVDKDDNYVTHSISPSTGWITYIITPKKSVLGSIHSVQTMSILLITALMLVSFVYIFLSTRNLLLPIRKLRSQIWRMNYSNMNLKVDETPKNNDLLLLNEAFRDLMERLQQSIDREKSALHEEVKARNSALQAQIAPHFIHNVLYLISIAAQEGKTKVVSDMCKHLSDSLRYIVSSPYAHVTLAEELQHTRHYLSLVQQKYEEDLEWDICADELANEIRLPRLVIQPFVENCIEHAFANTAPPWHIRITVKQYNGLWALEIKDNGEGFPPDKIQEIVANIQASGSGMNQTADRATALGNMGIINSVNRLKLMYNNRLFINIFNNHSEEQHGATIQIIGSLTKDFY, from the coding sequence ATGGCGAAGTTCATACATAAAACAACTCAATTCAGTTTGCAGACGAAGGTGTTTTTGACGTTTCTGGCTCTGCTTTTGTTTGTGCTGGGCTGTTTTATCGTTTATGTGAATGTGATCGTTGTCCGTCCGCTCAAATTGAAAACGGAGCAGGATACGCTCGTGACCGCTACGAAGGTAAGAGAACAAGTTGATCTCTATGTGGAGCAGCAGAACCAGATGTCACAGCGAATATTATCCAGCAAAAATATTTTTGCAGCCATGGACAAGAGCTCCTCAGCGCATAGTAATTATGAAAGACTGAAACAGATTCGGATCATTAAAGACATCATGTTCCAGGCCATCGGTCCGAGCATGAATATCAAGGACATGTCCATCTATGACAATCACGGCATTCTCCTGACGTCATATCTGGGTTCGGGTAATCCACCCGCCATCCTGAACACCCTGATGGAGAGTAGTCAGATCGGACGAGAGTGGACGGAAAGTGGTTTTGTTCTGCTGCGCCAAGTCGATACCATTTCCTTTGTTCGTACGATCAATGATCAGAATGGCAAGGTGTACGGTTATCTTAGCATTCAGATGGAACAAGCTTATATACAGAACCTTACGGAAGGCATTACAGCAGGGGAAGTCTATATTCTGAATGAACAAGGAGAGCAGATGACAGGTACGGAAGCTAGTGAGACATTTGCCAATTGGACAAAGCCTTCATCAGACGAGGGGTTAGATGTCGACAAAGACGACAATTACGTCACACATTCTATTTCACCGAGTACAGGTTGGATTACATACATCATAACGCCCAAAAAATCTGTCCTAGGCTCGATCCATTCTGTTCAGACGATGTCCATCCTGCTGATTACAGCACTGATGCTGGTGTCGTTCGTGTATATCTTCCTGTCGACGCGTAACCTGCTGCTGCCTATCCGCAAGCTACGTAGCCAGATCTGGCGAATGAACTACAGCAATATGAATCTGAAAGTGGATGAAACGCCGAAGAATAACGATCTATTGTTGCTGAATGAAGCCTTTCGGGATCTGATGGAGAGGCTTCAACAATCCATTGACCGGGAAAAATCGGCGCTTCATGAAGAAGTAAAGGCGCGTAATTCTGCGCTGCAAGCCCAGATCGCACCTCATTTTATTCATAATGTTCTATATCTGATCAGTATTGCCGCCCAAGAGGGGAAGACCAAAGTTGTATCCGATATGTGTAAACATCTCTCGGACAGTCTGCGTTATATTGTCTCTTCACCATACGCGCATGTGACTTTGGCTGAGGAGCTTCAACATACGAGACATTACCTGTCCCTTGTACAGCAAAAGTACGAGGAGGATCTGGAATGGGACATCTGTGCTGACGAACTGGCGAACGAAATCCGTTTGCCACGGTTGGTCATTCAGCCGTTTGTGGAAAACTGCATTGAACATGCCTTTGCCAACACTGCGCCGCCTTGGCATATCCGGATTACCGTGAAGCAATATAACGGATTATGGGCTTTGGAGATCAAGGATAACGGAGAGGGGTTTCCACCGGATAAGATCCAGGAGATTGTAGCCAATATTCAGGCATCGGGCTCCGGAATGAACCAGACGGCCGATCGTGCTACAGCCCTTGGTAATATGGGGATTATCAACAGTGTCAATCGACTCAAACTAATGTATAACAACCGACTCTTTATTAATATATTTAACAATCATTCGGAAGAGCAACATGGAGCAACGATTCAGATCATCGGCTCACTGACGAAAGATTTTTACTAG
- a CDS encoding ABC transporter substrate-binding protein codes for MKTIKRKKAISIILASLLSISLTACGSGDTDSGTAAGGDSKSGKVTLELAISKSSQDSAFIQQDILDAFEKQTNIRVNLQLIPAEQTTTVLQTKLAVDETPDIIQYNLASAVTDLNLERNFEILDNEPWASRIVNKDVLSSGGHLYSFHVSQDTGMQGVVYNKQIFEELGLSIPTNYEEFLAICEKIKASGITPVFMPYKDAWAANIWPAAAFADFVAKNDPTFFDELNSNKKKWSDIPEFKTFLEQQYEVYTKGYTNTDVLSDSYDMAVGKFLNKEVAMMFMGDWLIEGVAEQDPNMELGVFPIPSSDNASLGASPLGGQLFIPKKSKHLDEAKQFLDYIASKDVAQQIVDSKGYVSNFSDVTTPELPAYKQDIVDNYITPKKTVLTTDAYMLVDRSELYRLLQDQFAGGLSPDEVLKSWDEKFSQLMQDKGVEGF; via the coding sequence TTGAAAACAATAAAAAGAAAAAAGGCGATTTCCATTATTCTGGCCAGTTTATTATCCATCTCATTAACCGCTTGTGGTTCAGGAGATACGGATTCAGGTACAGCTGCTGGCGGGGACAGCAAGAGTGGCAAGGTCACATTGGAGCTGGCAATCTCCAAAAGTTCTCAGGACTCTGCCTTCATTCAGCAGGACATTCTCGATGCATTTGAAAAACAAACGAACATTCGCGTCAACTTGCAGCTGATTCCTGCGGAACAAACGACGACAGTATTGCAAACCAAACTGGCAGTAGATGAAACGCCTGATATCATTCAGTACAATCTGGCGAGTGCTGTCACGGACCTGAACCTTGAACGGAACTTCGAGATTCTAGACAACGAACCTTGGGCAAGCAGAATTGTGAACAAGGACGTCCTCTCTTCCGGCGGCCATCTCTACAGCTTCCATGTCAGTCAGGATACGGGGATGCAAGGGGTAGTTTACAACAAACAAATCTTTGAAGAACTCGGGTTGTCGATTCCAACGAACTACGAAGAATTCCTGGCGATCTGTGAAAAAATCAAAGCAAGTGGCATTACACCTGTATTCATGCCATACAAAGATGCCTGGGCTGCCAACATCTGGCCCGCTGCAGCTTTTGCCGATTTTGTAGCCAAAAATGATCCGACGTTTTTTGATGAGTTGAACAGTAACAAGAAAAAATGGTCCGATATTCCCGAATTCAAAACATTCCTGGAACAACAGTATGAAGTGTACACCAAAGGGTACACCAACACCGATGTACTTAGCGACAGCTATGACATGGCAGTAGGTAAATTCCTGAACAAGGAAGTTGCCATGATGTTTATGGGTGATTGGTTAATTGAAGGCGTGGCCGAGCAAGATCCAAATATGGAACTGGGTGTATTCCCGATTCCGTCGTCGGATAATGCCAGTCTGGGTGCAAGTCCGCTCGGCGGACAACTGTTCATTCCGAAGAAATCCAAACATTTGGATGAAGCCAAACAGTTCCTCGACTATATCGCTTCCAAAGATGTCGCACAACAGATCGTGGATTCCAAAGGATACGTATCCAATTTCAGTGACGTTACTACTCCGGAACTGCCGGCATACAAACAGGATATTGTAGACAATTACATTACGCCGAAGAAAACCGTGCTAACAACGGATGCATACATGCTGGTGGATCGCAGTGAATTGTACCGATTGTTGCAGGATCAATTCGCTGGTGGATTGTCACCAGACGAAGTGCTCAAATCCTGGGATGAGAAGTTTAGTCAGCTGATGCAGGATAAAGGCGTAGAAGGTTTCTAA
- a CDS encoding sugar ABC transporter permease, with product MKRTKNLYSYYMIFPALLIYSIFFVVPALAAFYYSFTDWRLDRLELKFIGWDNFEKIFSDKTLILALKNTAIFAIVTVVGKNVIGLLLAVGLNMRLRTKNLLRAIFYSPSILSILVISILFTPMLRTEGTINNLLESVGLHSLSQAWLTNPSIVIWTIAIVSIWQSAGFQMAIYLAGLQSISQEYYEAAKIDGASSWRSFFKITLPLLLPAININLMLTLIGGLKVFSEVYVMTGGGPGNASQVVGTIILRSFGEGNWGLGTAVNTLLFVVVTIIAIPLLIFMRRKEVTE from the coding sequence ATGAAAAGGACTAAAAATCTATACTCGTATTACATGATATTTCCCGCACTATTGATCTACTCCATCTTTTTCGTTGTGCCTGCTCTCGCCGCTTTTTATTACTCATTCACGGATTGGCGGTTAGACCGGCTGGAGTTGAAGTTCATCGGGTGGGATAATTTCGAGAAAATTTTCTCAGACAAAACGCTGATTCTGGCGTTGAAAAACACAGCGATATTTGCAATTGTCACCGTTGTCGGCAAGAATGTCATCGGCCTATTGCTGGCCGTAGGACTTAACATGCGATTAAGAACGAAGAACCTGCTGCGTGCGATATTCTACTCCCCTTCCATTCTCAGCATACTCGTGATCAGCATTCTGTTCACTCCCATGTTGCGTACCGAAGGTACCATCAACAATTTGTTGGAATCTGTAGGATTACATTCGTTAAGCCAAGCTTGGCTGACCAACCCATCGATTGTAATCTGGACGATTGCCATTGTCTCCATCTGGCAGAGTGCCGGGTTCCAGATGGCCATCTATCTGGCAGGCCTGCAGTCCATTTCCCAGGAGTATTACGAAGCCGCCAAGATTGATGGCGCAAGTTCGTGGAGAAGTTTTTTCAAAATCACACTGCCACTCTTGCTGCCCGCCATTAACATTAACCTGATGCTGACGTTGATCGGTGGACTCAAAGTATTCTCCGAAGTATATGTCATGACCGGTGGTGGCCCGGGTAACGCTTCCCAGGTCGTAGGTACGATCATTCTGCGGTCTTTCGGCGAAGGCAACTGGGGACTTGGAACAGCGGTCAACACCCTTCTGTTCGTGGTCGTTACCATTATCGCTATACCGCTATTGATCTTCATGCGGCGTAAGGAGGTTACCGAATAA